In one window of Nomascus leucogenys isolate Asia chromosome 1a, Asia_NLE_v1, whole genome shotgun sequence DNA:
- the LOC100606527 gene encoding 40S ribosomal protein SA-like — MSGALDVLQMKEKDILKFLAAGTHLGGINLDFQMEQYIYKRKSYGIYIINLKRTWEKLLLAAHAIVAIEYPADVSVIFSRNTGQRALLMFAAATGATPIAVRFTPATFTKQIQAAFREPRLLVVTDPRADHQPLTETSYVNLPTIALCNTDSPLHYVDIAIPCNKGAPLVGQMWWMPAQEVLHMHGTISYEHPWEVMPDLYFYRDPEEIEKEEQAAAEKAVTKEEFQDEWTAPAPKFTATQPEVADWFEGVQVPSVPIRSSLLKTGVLSLPWKTGLQFPLLRPLNG; from the coding sequence ATGTCTGGAGCCCTTGATGTCCTGCAAATGAAGGAGAAGGATATCCTTAAGTTCCTTGCAGCAGGAACCCACTTAGGTGGCATCAATCTTGACTTCCAGATGGAACAGtacatctataaaaggaaaagttaTGGCATCTACATTATAAATCTGAAGAGGACCTGGGAGAAGCTTCTGCTGGCAGCTCATGCCATTGTTGCCATTGAATACCCTGCTGATGTCAGTGTCATATTCTCCAGGAATACTGGCCAGAGGGCCTTGCTGATGTTTGCTGCTGCCACTGGAGCCACTCCAATTGCTGTCCGCTTCACTCCTGCAACCTTCACTAAACAGATCCAGGCAGCCTTCCGGGAGCCACGGCTTCTTGTGGTTACTGACCCCAGGGCTGACCACCAGCCTCTCACGGAGACATCTTATGTTAACCTACCTACCATCGCTCTATGTAACACAGATTCTCCTCTGCACTATGTGGACATTGCCATCCCATGCAACAAGGGAGCTCCCTTAGTGGGTCAGATGTGGTGGATGCCGGCTCAGGAAGTTCTGCACATGCATGGCACCATTTCCTATGAACACCCGTGGGAGGTCATGCCTGATCTCTACTTCTACAGAGATCCTGAAgagattgaaaaagaagagcaggctGCTGCTGAAAAGGCTGTGACCAAGGAGGAATTTCAGGATGAATGGACTGCTCCAGCTCCTAAGTTCACTGCTACGCAGCCTGAGGTTGCAGACTGGTTTGAAGGTGTGCAGGTGCCCTCTGTGCCTATCCGCAGTTCCCTACTAAAGACTGGAGTGCTCAGCCTGCCATGGAAGACTGGTCTGCAGTTCCCACTGCTCAGGCCACTGAATGGGTAG